One window from the genome of Spiractinospora alimapuensis encodes:
- a CDS encoding (2Fe-2S)-binding protein has protein sequence MPQIRATVDGVRYDDQVEARLLLIHYLRERLGKVGTPVGCDTTNCGSCTVLMDGLSTKSCSVLAAQADGHDITTIEGLAEDGVLHPVQKAFHEAHALQCGYCTPGMIIAAVDLLRENPDPTDDEIREGLEGNLCRCTGYANIVRAVRSAAEVMRASAAEPGSVPQQATSTAGADAPAPTSGGAS, from the coding sequence ATGCCACAGATCCGCGCGACCGTTGACGGTGTCCGCTACGACGATCAGGTCGAAGCACGCCTGCTGCTCATCCATTATCTCCGCGAACGCCTCGGCAAGGTCGGCACACCCGTGGGGTGTGACACGACGAACTGCGGCTCCTGCACGGTACTCATGGATGGCCTGTCCACAAAGAGCTGCTCGGTGCTCGCCGCTCAGGCCGACGGGCACGACATCACCACGATCGAGGGGCTCGCCGAGGACGGGGTGCTGCACCCGGTCCAGAAGGCCTTCCACGAGGCCCACGCCCTGCAGTGCGGCTACTGCACGCCCGGGATGATCATCGCGGCCGTGGACCTGCTCCGGGAGAACCCCGACCCCACGGACGACGAGATCCGCGAGGGGCTGGAGGGCAACCTCTGTCGCTGTACGGGCTACGCCAACATCGTGCGCGCCGTCCGCTCCGCGGCGGAGGTCATGCGTGCCAGCGCGGCCGAGCCCGGCAGCGTTCCCCAGCAGGCCACGTCGACGGCGGGGGCGGACGCACCCGCGCCGACGTCGGGGGGTGCGTCATGA
- a CDS encoding PspC domain-containing protein — translation MEEQQGGTEEKAVPTEEGRPLHRAPSQGVLTGVCAGLGAYTRVDPVVWRSAFVMTALAGGVGVLLYFAAWALMRDEEQGPALAEQLLNRRLHPEAVLSLLAAGIAACAALSIFGGPGWGTLVLSVPLLLGLLTARARGVDLAQTARDLPTLLRSDAPAPPEPAPPSEPAYYDPAVPWSVAGGGPVDMRLVAESTGEEESRQDSSESSPAARDQAPAPRHRGPSLAMVAVGLICAVAVGIAAAADAPSAALLVGEGAGTVFLGSAIVIIGTAFLLGSWFGDPRGLAILGILAVLVTTTSVMTDLTETEVGGPNWRPASVSEAETPHELTGGSALLDLSAVPYDELDPGQQLTVDATVGFGTLDVLIPDTVATEVRGQVFLGGVNILDSSSRAGFRVDLTETLEPNADTMADAEDVEETTPATLVLNLRSHAGNVTVNHV, via the coding sequence ATGGAGGAGCAGCAGGGTGGGACCGAGGAGAAGGCGGTGCCGACCGAGGAGGGGCGGCCGCTGCACCGGGCGCCTTCCCAGGGCGTACTGACCGGGGTGTGTGCGGGCCTGGGGGCCTACACACGCGTCGACCCGGTCGTCTGGCGATCGGCGTTCGTCATGACCGCCCTCGCCGGCGGCGTGGGGGTACTGCTGTACTTCGCGGCCTGGGCGCTCATGCGTGACGAGGAGCAGGGGCCGGCCTTGGCCGAGCAGTTGCTGAACCGGCGGCTGCACCCTGAGGCGGTCCTGTCGCTGCTGGCGGCGGGGATCGCGGCGTGTGCGGCGCTCAGCATCTTCGGCGGTCCCGGATGGGGGACGCTCGTTCTCTCGGTCCCCCTGCTGCTCGGCCTGTTGACGGCGCGCGCCCGGGGTGTCGACCTCGCGCAGACCGCGCGCGACCTGCCCACACTGCTGCGCTCCGACGCGCCCGCTCCTCCCGAGCCGGCGCCACCGTCCGAGCCCGCCTACTACGATCCCGCCGTTCCCTGGTCGGTGGCGGGTGGTGGTCCGGTCGACATGCGGCTCGTCGCCGAGTCGACGGGCGAGGAGGAGTCCCGGCAGGACTCCTCAGAGTCCTCTCCGGCCGCACGTGACCAGGCACCGGCGCCGCGCCACCGCGGGCCCTCGCTCGCGATGGTCGCCGTCGGACTGATCTGTGCCGTCGCCGTGGGGATCGCGGCGGCCGCCGACGCGCCCTCGGCCGCACTGTTGGTCGGTGAGGGCGCCGGCACCGTGTTCTTGGGGAGCGCCATCGTGATCATCGGAACCGCCTTCCTGCTGGGGTCCTGGTTCGGCGACCCGCGTGGGCTCGCGATTCTCGGCATCCTCGCGGTGTTGGTGACGACCACCAGCGTCATGACGGACCTCACCGAGACAGAGGTGGGTGGACCGAACTGGCGCCCGGCCAGCGTGTCCGAGGCGGAGACACCGCACGAACTGACCGGTGGGAGCGCGCTGCTCGACCTGTCCGCCGTACCCTACGACGAGCTCGATCCCGGGCAGCAGCTCACCGTGGACGCCACGGTGGGGTTCGGGACGCTGGACGTCCTCATTCCGGACACCGTGGCCACCGAGGTGCGCGGACAAGTCTTCCTTGGAGGGGTGAACATACTGGATTCATCGTCACGGGCCGGGTTCCGCGTCGACCTGACGGAGACACTCGAACCCAACGCCGACACCATGGCGGACGCCGAGGACGTCGAGGAGACGACTCCCGCCACGCTGGTCCTCAACCTTCGATCGCATGCGGGGAACGTGACGGTGAACCATGTCTGA
- a CDS encoding ATP-binding protein has protein sequence MADTATTTPRMYRSVDDRLVAGVGAGLAEHLGLEKNIVRLALLVLAIGGVGIAIYIALVVFVPPALHAPATSDDASAESDEARAARATSTRSTGRRIAQVLAFAAVALIGWILLGALGGIVDPLLWFIVFGMLGVAVLWYQANPAQRDTWVGTPGLTGRRNLLRIAAGVALIVIGVVGFLAFRQEISEARQGLSATFAVLCGIAMVAAPWILSLVRERDLERKERIRSQERADIAAHIHDSVLQTLALIQRKSDDPREVQRLARVQERALRSWLYGSAATAATTVAVGMERMAADVEQEHGVPIEVVCVGDADIDDTLRPVVNAAREAVVNAAKYAGVGSISVYCEVEPEEMLVFVRDRGAGFDLESIPADRMGVRGSIIGRMERHGGSARIRTAPGEGTEVQLRMPRTAAG, from the coding sequence GTGGCCGACACCGCAACGACGACGCCCCGGATGTACCGGAGCGTGGACGACCGGCTGGTCGCCGGCGTCGGCGCCGGCCTGGCCGAACACCTCGGGCTCGAGAAGAACATCGTGCGCCTGGCGCTGCTCGTGCTCGCGATCGGTGGCGTCGGCATCGCCATCTACATCGCACTCGTCGTCTTCGTTCCGCCGGCGCTCCACGCGCCCGCCACGTCGGACGACGCGTCCGCCGAGAGCGACGAGGCCCGAGCGGCGCGCGCCACCTCCACCCGATCCACCGGGCGCCGGATCGCGCAGGTCCTCGCGTTCGCCGCGGTGGCGCTGATCGGGTGGATCCTGCTCGGCGCGCTCGGGGGCATCGTCGACCCCCTGCTGTGGTTCATCGTCTTCGGCATGCTCGGCGTCGCCGTCCTCTGGTACCAGGCCAACCCCGCGCAGCGCGACACCTGGGTCGGCACGCCGGGACTGACCGGCCGACGCAACCTGCTGCGGATCGCCGCCGGCGTCGCCCTGATCGTCATCGGTGTCGTCGGCTTCCTCGCCTTCCGCCAGGAGATCAGCGAGGCGCGCCAAGGCCTCTCCGCCACGTTCGCCGTCCTGTGTGGCATCGCGATGGTCGCCGCACCGTGGATCCTCAGCCTGGTGCGGGAACGCGACCTCGAGCGCAAGGAACGCATCCGCAGCCAGGAACGGGCCGACATCGCCGCCCACATCCACGACTCGGTGCTGCAGACCCTGGCGCTCATCCAGCGCAAGTCCGACGACCCCCGCGAGGTGCAGCGACTGGCCCGAGTCCAGGAACGCGCCCTGCGCTCGTGGCTCTACGGATCCGCCGCCACCGCGGCCACGACCGTCGCCGTCGGCATGGAGCGCATGGCGGCCGACGTCGAACAGGAGCACGGTGTGCCCATCGAGGTCGTGTGCGTGGGGGACGCCGACATCGACGACACCCTGCGCCCCGTCGTCAACGCCGCCCGCGAGGCCGTCGTCAACGCGGCGAAGTACGCCGGCGTCGGCTCCATCTCGGTCTACTGCGAGGTCGAACCCGAGGAGATGCTCGTGTTCGTCCGGGACCGTGGTGCTGGGTTTGACCTGGAGTCGATTCCGGCGGATCGGATGGGCGTACGGGGGTCGATCATCGGCCGGATGGAGCGCCACGGCGGATCCGCCCGCATCCGTACCGCCCCGGGGGAGGGGACTGAGGTCCAGCTCCGGATGCCCCGGACGGCAGCGGGCTGA